In Deinococcus sp. QL22, the following are encoded in one genomic region:
- a CDS encoding GNAT family N-acetyltransferase — protein MLNAAELREMLQREEVAFVVRWRGEIVASTRLTPHSAEVETEHTVTHAAHRSRGLATLVKARALAWAKADGFSSAGTGGTVLNLPMLRVNARLGYVPEAMWATWELGLLGLV, from the coding sequence GTGCTAAATGCCGCCGAACTGCGCGAGATGTTGCAGCGTGAAGAAGTGGCGTTCGTGGTGCGCTGGCGCGGGGAAATTGTCGCCAGCACCCGCCTCACGCCACACAGTGCAGAAGTGGAGACTGAACACACCGTCACACACGCGGCCCACCGTTCTCGCGGCCTCGCCACCCTGGTCAAGGCCCGTGCTCTGGCTTGGGCCAAAGCGGATGGATTCTCTTCTGCCGGAACGGGGGGCACAGTGCTGAATCTGCCCATGTTGCGGGTGAATGCCCGCCTCGGTTACGTGCCTGAAGCCATGTGGGCAACATGGGAACTTGGATTGTTGGGGCTGGTCTAA
- the truA gene encoding tRNA pseudouridine(38-40) synthase TruA, whose translation MSVDAVSADLALIDAPPLFAPPAGFIRLRLTVAYHGAGFAGWQSQPQTRTVQDTLHEAFERLGAGGAARPVAAGRTDAGVHADAMPAHIDVPDSFQLAPERLARALNAHLPPDLAVLDALPAPTGFHARFGCTGRAYIYRLWTAQQRHPLWADRALHVLGQLDAEAMNAAAAALIGTHDFAAFATREDRHTVRELRMLEVRRVGEIWEIHVQGESFLRHMVRGLVGTLLLAGQGHLTPAQTADILQGGQRARAGANVPAHGLTFSGAEYGHMLYRSE comes from the coding sequence GTGTCCGTTGATGCCGTGTCTGCCGATCTTGCCCTTATCGACGCCCCGCCGCTGTTTGCTCCGCCTGCCGGGTTTATTCGCCTGCGCCTCACGGTGGCCTATCACGGCGCAGGGTTCGCGGGCTGGCAGTCGCAACCCCAGACCCGCACCGTGCAGGACACCTTGCATGAGGCTTTTGAGCGGCTGGGCGCAGGTGGGGCGGCGCGTCCAGTGGCAGCGGGGCGCACCGATGCAGGCGTTCATGCCGACGCCATGCCTGCCCACATAGATGTGCCAGACAGCTTTCAGCTTGCGCCGGAGCGCTTGGCCCGCGCCCTGAATGCCCACCTACCTCCAGATTTGGCCGTGCTGGATGCCCTACCCGCCCCCACCGGGTTTCATGCCCGCTTCGGCTGCACGGGCCGCGCCTACATTTACCGCCTCTGGACGGCCCAGCAACGGCACCCGCTGTGGGCAGACCGCGCCCTACACGTGTTGGGGCAACTGGATGCAGAGGCCATGAACGCTGCCGCCGCCGCCCTGATCGGCACCCACGATTTCGCCGCCTTCGCCACCCGTGAAGACCGCCATACCGTGCGGGAATTACGAATGCTGGAAGTGAGGAGGGTAGGCGAGATTTGGGAGATTCATGTGCAGGGCGAGAGTTTCCTGCGCCATATGGTGCGCGGTCTGGTGGGGACACTGCTGCTGGCCGGACAAGGCCACCTGACGCCTGCCCAGACTGCCGACATTTTGCAGGGCGGCCAACGCGCCCGCGCAGGTGCAAACGTGCCCGCACACGGCCTGACCTTCAGCGGCGCAGAATACGGCCACATGCTGTACAGGAGCGAGTAA
- a CDS encoding GNAT family N-acetyltransferase, with translation MSESLQLPTHTLFTLRHFQNADARAVAELVTDGVRGHWTYNVDQFREDVQPDRLRWVAERSGRVVATARLAPFGSGAPDALRLDMTGDGAAFTPLYLALLGRLPAGFTRLLGVTREDWPEKMGFFGAAGFRNAWQSWGAHLDLAGFKFAPYQPLEERLFLDGYEVERLGKDAPDSDWAALHALYE, from the coding sequence ATGTCAGAGTCACTGCAATTGCCCACCCACACGCTATTCACGCTACGTCACTTCCAGAACGCCGATGCTAGGGCGGTGGCTGAACTCGTGACAGACGGCGTGCGCGGGCATTGGACTTATAACGTCGACCAGTTCCGAGAAGACGTGCAACCAGACCGCCTGCGTTGGGTGGCCGAGCGAAGTGGCCGCGTGGTAGCAACTGCCCGCCTCGCGCCGTTCGGCTCCGGTGCACCGGACGCCTTGCGACTGGATATGACAGGCGACGGCGCGGCATTCACGCCGCTGTATCTGGCCTTGCTGGGCCGTCTGCCCGCTGGATTCACGCGCCTGCTGGGCGTGACCCGCGAAGATTGGCCGGAGAAGATGGGCTTTTTTGGGGCGGCAGGATTCCGCAACGCCTGGCAATCGTGGGGCGCACATCTGGACTTGGCGGGCTTCAAGTTTGCCCCCTATCAACCGTTGGAAGAACGCCTGTTTTTAGACGGCTATGAAGTGGAACGCTTGGGGAAAGATGCCCCCGATTCCGACTGGGCCGCCCTGCACGCCCTCTACGAGTAG